TAATTAAACTCCTGCCAATTCATAAACAATTTTACAAAATACAGGTGTGTTTTTCTCGTTTAAAGTCATATAGACTTAATCATTTCAACTTGTATCCAAACATCGAAAAAACGGAACCCCCAGTATCGAAGGTCCCGCTTTTCAATGGATCAATTGATGAATAATAGAGCGATGGAGATCGGAATGAAACTCCAAAGAAAAATGATCACGCAGAATCCCATAATATCTTTCACTTTCAACCCAGCGATTGCAAGCAGAGGTAGAGCCCAAAATGGCTGAATCATGTTCGTCCATGAATCTCCCCAGGCAACAGCCATCGCTGTTTTGGCGGTACTGACATCAAGATCCATCGCAGCCGGAACCATGATTGGTGCTTGGACAGCCCATTGCCCTCCGCCGGAAGGGACAAAGAAGTTAACAATTCCAGCACTAATAAAAGCAAACAAAGGAAATGTGAATTCCGTAGATATACTTACAAACCAGGAAGACATTTGCTCAGATAATCCAGAAGCCACCATCATTCCCATAATCCCTGCATAGAAAGGAAACTGAATGATGATACCACCTGCGTTTTTTACCGCTTCGTTGACACTGTTCAAAAAATTCCGAGGGGTTTTATGAAACAGAATCCCCAGGAACAGGAAGAGAAAGTTGACGATATTGATATTCAAATCGAGACCATTCTGTACGAAAAAGTAAATAACAAACGATAGCCCTAACAACCCTATCGCGATCGAAACGATGGCGCTGTTTTCTAAACGTTCGGCAGGTGTCATCTGCTCAGCAGTTGCTGCAAGCTCTTCTTCCGCCCGATCTTCATGTAACAGCTCCAGGTTATTTTTGCTCAAATCACCACTGGTCTTTAACAGCCATAAATTCAGAAACGGCAGGGACACTAATAGAACAAAGACGATAAATAAATTCATACCGCTAAAAAGAGTCTCTGTAATCGGGACCGAACCAATCGTGTCCGAAAGAAAATGATCTTCCGTTGCAATCGTAAGAGGGATGGAACCAGACAATCCTCCGTGCCACAGTAAAAATCCACTGTAGGCACTGGCCATTAATAATCGATAATCCACGTTTGGTACACGTCTGGCTACGTGAATCGCCAGTAAAGCTCCTACAACTAAACCAAAGCCATAATTAACTAAACACGCTGCCGCTGCAGTAAAAGAAACTAACAAGATAGCCTGGCCTGGCGTTTTAGCCAGCGTACTCAATCTCTCTAGCCCACTCTTAACAAGCGGGGTGTTGGCTAATATGTATCCAGTTACAACAATTAAAGACATCTGCATGGCAAAAGCTAATAAATCCCAAAACCCGTCTCCCCAGAATTGAACCATTTGAACGGGAGAACTTTCTGTAAAACCAATCCCAAGACCGAACACCACGAGTGTTAATATGACCGCAAACAAAAACGCATCCGGTAGATACCGCTGAACCAGTCGATCAAAAAACAAAGTCATTCCTTTAAGCAACCTCATCACCCCTAAACTTTGTAAACGTTTTCAAAATAATCTAACATGTTCTAGTCTCTCTGAAATAAATGGAAAATTCAAGGGAGATTAAAGAAATTATATCCAGTCAGATCAAATTGCTATGCAAGATGATCCTTCAAAGGTAACCCTTTAATACATGGATCTGTTAAAGTTTAATGTTGATTTTTCATAAGAGCCTTATTACGCAATAGGGCCGGATTGTGGAAGACTCAGTTTCGAGATATTCTGCGTCCGTTGCTAATAAAGAGAGGGGGTGGCTGCAGAAACAACTCGCTTTCCTGCGGGGGAACTGGCAAGCCTCCTCGCTCGTTTCACTCCCTGTGGGGTCTCGCCTAGCTCCTTCTCCCGCGGGAGTCTCGCCGTTTCCTCCGCCATCCTATGATTGAGGAGTGAACGGACCCTTCAATAATAGAGGTAATCGTTCTGAATCAGCCTTAACCCCTTATATATCAGGGGTTGTACACTTAAATAAGCTAGATACTCTTTTGCTCTCCCGTTAATTTTAGTAGGCATTTTTGGTGGATTTCGAGTTTCTGATTCGGCCAGGTCCGGAGGGGGACGATGAAGACTCCTGTGGGATGAACATGATCGGTAAGATCCCGGAAGGCGAAGCCTGAGGAAGCTTACCACATGCCCACGGAAAGCGAAATCGTCCCCCGGAGGACCTTCCTTATAACCCATTTATCTCGAAACTGAGTCTTAAACAAACGGGAGCTTTACCTTAAAATCAACACGGAAGTTTAACAGAGTCTAATACATAATAAATTCCCCATTTAATCTCTGATCCTTTACGAAAAAGTTGAACCTTTTCCCGTCATTTTTTCGTATAATCAAGGAAAGGAGGAGATAGTGATGTTCAAGAAATTTTTAGCAAGTGTAGGTGTGGGATCGGCTAAGGTAGACACCCAGTTGGAAAAAGCACAATTTGTACCAGGTGAAGACGTGCACGGGAAAGTCGTCATCAAAGGTGGAGATGTAGAACAACCCATCGACTCCATCCACATTTTCCTCATGACAGAAGCCCTCCGTGAATCGGGCGATAAGAAAATCAAAGAAAAAGTCGCGATCCAGAAATACCCGATCGCTCATCAGGAGACGATTAAAGAAGGCGAAACAAAGGAAATCCCATTTTCAATTCAGCTTCCGTATCACACCCCTGCTTCCCTCGGAAGGCTGCCGCTTTGGTTTGAAACGGGACTGGATATTCCTATGGCTCTGGATCCAGAAGACCGCGATCCGATTAAGGTATCCCCGCACCCTTACATTGAAAAAGTACTGGACGCATTAGAGAACAGACTTGGTTTCCGCCTTAGAGAAGTGGAAATGGAGTATTCCAAACACTTTGGTTACGTGCAGGAATTCGAATTCGCCCCAGGCGGAGACTACCGTTCTTACTTAGATGAACTGGAAGCGATTTTCTTTTTAAAAGAAAACCATGTTGATGTGATGCTTGAAGTGGATCGACGTGCCCGAGGTCTTGGCGGGTTATTTGCTGAAGCCCTGGAAATGGATGAAAGCCGAACGAAAGTCACGCTTACGAGCGACGAACTTAACGGTTCGTTAGATGGCGTAGCACGTAAGCTGCAGCAAACCATTGATCAATTCAAACAATGATAAATAAAACGCCCAGGGAAACCCTGGGCGTTTTATTATGAAGCACGAAATCCATCCAAAGTTCTCCCTATTACACGAAGAGTATGCGCAGTGGAATTACATTTGTTCATGCAAAAAAGGAGCGTCTGTGCTCCTTTTTTAAGTCCTAGCTTCTTCTTTTAATGCTTCTTCCTCCACACGGTCCATAAAGTCATTTACGACCTTTTGGTTGTTCTTCTTACTTCCAAGCTTCATAAGCGCTCTGCCCACAAAGTTGACTCCCCGGTTATTCCCTTCATAAATAAAGCGGGTCGTGGACTCAGTCACTTTTTCAAGGGTGAAAGAAAAAGTAATATCGAATGCTTTCGCTAAGGTAAAGTTAAGCTGTTTAAACTTTTTCTCATCCGTATCTTCATACCCTACCGTTTCCACGATATAGGTTTCTACGCGTTTCCCTTCCTGGTACTTTTGCCGGTATTTAGATCCCACTCCCCCTTCTTCTATGTGAACCGGCTCATTTTCAATAACTTTCGGCATAATCACAGGCATGTTTTCCTCCCGAAATAAATTCCATACCGTTTCTATATTCGCTTCTATGGTTCGCTCTTCTTTCCATTCCATTATTTATCCCTCTCCTTTCCGGACTCGATAAACTCGTCAATATCTGCTACCTTAGAACGTAATTCTTCAATCTCAGATTCGATGTTTTTCTTTTTTTTAAGCAATAATTTTTCCAGATTGTCAAAGGATTTATCGTTCATAACAGTCTTCATTTCATGGATGGTCAAGCCGAACCCCCGCAGCTTCGCCAACAATAAAGCGAGAAGGTAGGATCCGTCGTCGTAATATCTGTATTGGTTGGCTGGGTCGACGAACACAGGCTCTAAAAGCCCGACTTGGGCATAGTATCTTAATGTTTCTTTGCTTAATCCTGTTAAAGCTGAAAATTCGCTGACTTTATACATGAAGACCTCCTCTTCTCCTTTAGCTTAAACTATGGGGTACACCACACAGTCAATAGAAATTCGCAGATAACCTGGCATAATGACAAGGATCCCCTTTTTCCATGGAGAGGGTTATAGAATTGACCAGAGGAACAATCGTCCCTTAGAACAATTCGTTACTACCTATCATGAGGTTTCTATTAACCTCCCTTTATTTCGTTCATTTTGACCAAACGATTTTTTCAACCTATCGTCTTTTTGCAGTGAGGAAAAGCTCGGCAAATTCATGGGGAATGGTTAGGAGGGGATCTTCCTTTACCTCCTGCTTCATTTTGTTCAGCCCTTTCTCATATACATCGTCACTGATTAACGTCAATACGGAAATATCCCGGTTTTCCGCATGCGGAAGATAGTCCGAGACCGTGACCTCCTGCCGGCGATAGTCCACGTGTAATTGAACTTCAAGACCTCTTTTCTTAAGTGCTTCATAGATCTCATCATGATGCCAGAATCTTTGTACATCCTCAACATAAGCTTGAGGAAAGTAGTGATACACCCACCACTTCGGCATGGCATGAATAGCCATATTGTGCATCTTGTACAGTCCATTTGTCGTGAGAATCCGTGTAATCTCATCCAAAGCTCTTTCTTTGTCCTGATAATGGTGGAACGAATAGTTATTGACTATGTAATCAAATTTGTCTGACTCAAAAGGCATACTCTCCGCGCAGCCATGAACCAGCTGAATCGATCCAAGCTTTTCTTTTGCTTTTTCAAGCATAGCTTCCGATGCATCCAATCCAGTCCATCGAACTCGTGAATCATGAAATAAAGGAACTTGCTTAGCAAGATACAGCCCTGTTCCACATGATAAATCAAGCACTTCATACTTCTCTTTCTTTTGTTTAGTGATATGGGCCTTTAAGGTCGTATCCTTTTCTAATTCTTTGACTCTATAATGATTATTATCGTAGTGATCAGCAATAGTAGAAAAGTCGGTTTCTTTCATAGGTAATCTCCTCTCCCTTTTCATAACCCGGACTCATTACCAAAGCGGCTCCTCTTCATTGGATAATTCCATGATAAAAGGCTGCACGCTCATCACAAGTGCTCCAGTTCCTATTAAAAAGAATAAAAAGAGTGGGGAAGAGTTATCGAATAAAAGAGAGATCAACATAACGAAAGGAATAAGGAAAATACTTAGACTGCTTTTCTTTCTGGAGGAAGCAGTAAGGTATTGCTTCTTTTCACAATGCGGGCACGTAATTCCAGCAGCTAACGTAAAAGATTTCTTCATGGTTTCACCCCATGTCCATTCTTCTTGGCAGCTTTTGCATACAGGCATTTTTCACCCTCCTCTTTCATTCACATGTACATTGTTTGTCGTCTTCTGCTCCACTTCACAGCATAAAATAAAGCAAAAGAGACAGTCAGTTTTTGATACTTATGCATGCTCATTCCTCCGAGAGTTTTTTTTAGCATGTTTAAATCAATACTTACAGCAACTAGTTTTCTGCTTAATCTATTCATTTTTATCAGTAAACTATAAGAATCTTCTTTAATCAAAAATTGCAGCTTCCGTTTCTTCCAGCCATTGATCAACAGCTTTGACTGGAAAATAGTATTCATAGCCAATCTGTATGTAAGGAATTTGGCTCTTGGTGACGTTTCCTTCTTTTTTTGGCAGGAGCTTTTCTACTTGGTCCTGTTTAATTCCTAAGTATTCTTGTAATTCCGAATGACTCAATAATTGATCTTTCGTCTGGGGTTTCACTTGTACCTGTTCAATAGAATTCCCAGAAGGATTATTATCTTTCATCGCATCGGCGATCATCCAGGACCCTGCTAAAATACATAAACCTAAAAAAATCTGCGCTAGACTGCTAGCAAACTGCTTCATCATATCCTCCATTCATATTTTCTGGTATATAGAGATAGATTACCTCTCTATTTTTTCAACTTACCATCTTGTTACCGGATTTTACCACAGATTCCACTCTGCTCCTCACATATTCTCTACCTCTTCTCAAATCCCTTGTTTCATCTGTATTAAGACCGTCTATATTCCCCTGGTCTAAAACAAATGAGTGAGTTTTTCTTCATGCTGTAAAACATATTCTTCCAATCCTTTTTCTTCATCGGTGTCTGTTTAATATTTACTCCATCGTCCTTTAACTTTTGAATGCTCGAATTGAAAATTCCGGACATCTTTCCGCCTCCCCTATTATGCATATTTATGGCTTCCCAACCATAACCATCGAATCCATTTCTATAATATTGCAGGTTACGATCATCTTTCCTCTCTTCTTCATTGTTCATAAAAAAAGTGACCTATACACGTGTATAGGCCACTCCATATCTATAGACCTATACCCGGACGGTAAGGTCTTGCTAACAGCATCACTGCCAACAAAGCCGAGAGTGAAGTTCACTCTGGATTGACGACTTTGCTGTAAAAGCTACTCCCCTTAAAAGGAAAATATTCAATTACACTACTAACATAAACGTAAATGACCGGATAGTCAATGGATAAAAGAGGATAATATTTTTATTCTTCTAACTTTGACTTGATGGTCATATCGATAGAAAGACAAACGGAACGTACAACTAATAAGCGAACTCCTTCATGAATTACAAATAACACTGTTAATTCTCAAAGATTATTTCAGATAAGCTCCCGTTTGTTTAAGACTCAGTTTCGAGATAAATGGGTCCGTGACGTTAAAAGGAAGAGGGCTGGTGGGGAAATAAGTCGCTTTCCTGCGGGGGAACTGGCAAGCCTCCTCAGTCGTTATCACTCCTTGTGGGGTCTCGCCTAGCTCCTTCTCCCGCGGGAGTCTCCTCATTTCCCCACCAGCCCTGCGATTTCTTGTGAACGGACCCCTGCTAATAGGAAAAACGGGAAACCTGAAATCGTCCTAAATGCTTCTATATCGGCGTTTATCCCCCTGGACAGACTCGGAATTAACGTTGATCACAGGTTATTTTTCCTCATATGGAGGTATATACGTAGAGGATTTTGAGCGCTTAATAATCGCAAAGGTCCGGAGGGGGACGATGAAGACTCCTGTGGGATAAACATGATCGGTAATATCCCGGAAGGCGAAGCCTGAGGAAGCTTACCACATGCCCACGGAAAGCGAATCGTCCCCCGCAGGACCTTCACTGTAACCCGATATCTCGAAACTGAGTCTTCCACTAACCGGCCCTTTAGCGCAATAAGTTTTTTAAATAAAATAAGCTCTTAGTTTAGAAGCTAAATCTAAATACTCTTCATGTTTTTCAAGATTAGAAGCCATTCCTTTGACTACTGCTACACGCGGAGAAGTGCGTTCCAATTCAAGAGTGAGAACTTCAGCTGTATCTTTAATATCCCGATCCGCTTCTGACACGGTGACTTCTTTTAACTCACGGATGATCTCATTCAGCTGTGAGAGACCGAAGTCGTCTGGAGCCATCTGCTCAATAATCTCCTCCGTGATGACGGGAATATCCTTGTTTTCCATAATCCCCTTCATCATGTAATCTACCTTCGTAACAATAGAGTTAGCTACTTCTAAAAAGTTAAACTCTACGTTATCTATGATGATTAAATCAATGTAATTACTGACTAAGCTTTGGGTGATTAAGCTTCCTTCCCAGGCATAAGCCTCCGCCTCTTTTCCATAGATGGAAATTAGATGATTTTTATAAAATAAATACGAATGGTAGCGCATCTTTTTAATAAATTGCTCGATATTTTCATTAAAAGGAATAACCTGCTCACGGACCTGCATAATAATGAATTCCCTGTGATTCGCTACTTCCTCAATTGTAATCTTTAGCTGCTGGGCGAATTTTTCATTCGGCTCAAGAGGCTCGGAAGAAACCTCGTTGACCCGCCGCTGCATTCTTCTCCAGTAATGCTCAAACAATTCATATAACAACTCATCCTTAGACTTAAAATGAAGATAAAAAGCGCCTTTGGAGATATTGCATTCTCTGGCAATCTCCTGCACGGAAGTAGAGCTGAAGCCTTTTCTTGCAAATAGCTTGATCGATTGCTCTATAATATTCTTTTTCTTTGGATCCATATTGATTGTAACCCTTTCTATACGTTCAGAGTTTGATTCTTGACTTATGACCATTCGGTCATGTATATTTTAGACCAGGTTGACTAAGTGGTCAAATTGAGAGGAGAGGAACAAATGAAGCAGATAATAAATTTTTCCATGAACAACAAATTCGCTGTCTGGTTAATCACGATCATTATAACAGCAGCGGGCTTGTATTCAGGATTGAACATGAAACTGGAAACCATTCCAGACATTGATCCACCTATCGTTACCGTAACCACTACGTATCCGGGAGCAACTCCGGAAGAGGTAGCAGATGAAATATCAGAACCGCTGGAGCAGCAGGTGGAAAATCTGAACGGGGTTCAAACCGTCAGTTCATCTTCCTTCCAGAATGCCTCAAGTTTACAGCTTGAATACAGTTATAGTAAAGATTTAGATGAAGCTGAAGATGAACTGCAAGAATCTGTGGATTCCTTCACGCTTCCTGAAGCTGCTCAGGAGCCGGAAGTATCCCGTGTAAACTTTAACGCGTTTCCGGTCATTAGTATGAGTGTGCTTAATGAAGGTGGTAGTTTAGAAGATTTAACCGCTACCGTTAATGATACCATCGTTCCAGAGCTGGAAGGATTGGAAGGGGTGGCTGACGTTCAAGTCTCCGGTCAGCAGGTCCAGGAAGTTCAAATGAACTTTGATGAAGAAGCCTTACAGGAAAATGGGCTGGATCAGGAAACCGTGACCAATTATATCCAGGGCGCGGATGTGGCTTTCCCATTAGGCTTATACACGTTCGATGAAACGAGAAAATCGGTCGTTATGGATGGAAACGTTACGAATCTGGAAGACTTAGAGAATCTTGAAATCCCGATCACCCCTCCCCAGAACGGACAGGGCGCCGGTCAGCAAGGTTCAGGACAATCAGCTCAAGAGAGTATTCCTACGGTTCCCCTTTCGGAAGTAGCGAATCTTGAGATTGTAGCCCAGACGGATTCCATTTCCAGAACTAATGGAGAAGAATCCATCTCTATACAAATCGTAAAATCTCAGGAAGCGAACACCGTTGACGTGGTTAACCTTGTGAAAGATCAAGCTTCCGAGTTTGAAGAAGACATCAATGGAATAGAATTCGTTTATTCCTTTGACCAGGGTGAACCGATTGAAGAATCCGTCAGCACAATGTTAAATAAAGCCCTCTTCGGAGGACTATTTGCAGTTGCTGTCATTCTATTATTCTTAAGAAACTTCAGAACGACAATCATCTCAGTGATTTCGATCCCGCTATCCCTTTTTATCGCTCTTATTGTGTTAAACCAAATGGGCATTACGTTAAACATTATGACCCTGGGTGCGATGACAGTAGCCATAGGGAGAGTAGTGGATGACTCCATTGTGGTTGTCGAGAACATTTACCGGCGGATGTCGCTGACCGATGAGAAACTGGAAGGTAAAGACCTGATACGATCTGCTACGAAGGAAATGTTTATGCCGATCCTTTCGTCTACGATCGT
The Halobacillus halophilus DSM 2266 DNA segment above includes these coding regions:
- a CDS encoding SRPBCC family protein — its product is MEWKEERTIEANIETVWNLFREENMPVIMPKVIENEPVHIEEGGVGSKYRQKYQEGKRVETYIVETVGYEDTDEKKFKQLNFTLAKAFDITFSFTLEKVTESTTRFIYEGNNRGVNFVGRALMKLGSKKNNQKVVNDFMDRVEEEALKEEART
- a CDS encoding MerR family transcriptional regulator: MYKVSEFSALTGLSKETLRYYAQVGLLEPVFVDPANQYRYYDDGSYLLALLLAKLRGFGLTIHEMKTVMNDKSFDNLEKLLLKKKKNIESEIEELRSKVADIDEFIESGKERDK
- a CDS encoding TetR/AcrR family transcriptional regulator, whose amino-acid sequence is MDPKKKNIIEQSIKLFARKGFSSTSVQEIARECNISKGAFYLHFKSKDELLYELFEHYWRRMQRRVNEVSSEPLEPNEKFAQQLKITIEEVANHREFIIMQVREQVIPFNENIEQFIKKMRYHSYLFYKNHLISIYGKEAEAYAWEGSLITQSLVSNYIDLIIIDNVEFNFLEVANSIVTKVDYMMKGIMENKDIPVITEEIIEQMAPDDFGLSQLNEIIRELKEVTVSEADRDIKDTAEVLTLELERTSPRVAVVKGMASNLEKHEEYLDLASKLRAYFI
- a CDS encoding helix-turn-helix domain-containing protein yields the protein MKQFASSLAQIFLGLCILAGSWMIADAMKDNNPSGNSIEQVQVKPQTKDQLLSHSELQEYLGIKQDQVEKLLPKKEGNVTKSQIPYIQIGYEYYFPVKAVDQWLEETEAAIFD
- a CDS encoding short-chain fatty acid transporter, whose product is MRLLKGMTLFFDRLVQRYLPDAFLFAVILTLVVFGLGIGFTESSPVQMVQFWGDGFWDLLAFAMQMSLIVVTGYILANTPLVKSGLERLSTLAKTPGQAILLVSFTAAAACLVNYGFGLVVGALLAIHVARRVPNVDYRLLMASAYSGFLLWHGGLSGSIPLTIATEDHFLSDTIGSVPITETLFSGMNLFIVFVLLVSLPFLNLWLLKTSGDLSKNNLELLHEDRAEEELAATAEQMTPAERLENSAIVSIAIGLLGLSFVIYFFVQNGLDLNINIVNFLFLFLGILFHKTPRNFLNSVNEAVKNAGGIIIQFPFYAGIMGMMVASGLSEQMSSWFVSISTEFTFPLFAFISAGIVNFFVPSGGGQWAVQAPIMVPAAMDLDVSTAKTAMAVAWGDSWTNMIQPFWALPLLAIAGLKVKDIMGFCVIIFLWSFIPISIALLFIN
- a CDS encoding class I SAM-dependent methyltransferase, which translates into the protein MKETDFSTIADHYDNNHYRVKELEKDTTLKAHITKQKKEKYEVLDLSCGTGLYLAKQVPLFHDSRVRWTGLDASEAMLEKAKEKLGSIQLVHGCAESMPFESDKFDYIVNNYSFHHYQDKERALDEITRILTTNGLYKMHNMAIHAMPKWWVYHYFPQAYVEDVQRFWHHDEIYEALKKRGLEVQLHVDYRRQEVTVSDYLPHAENRDISVLTLISDDVYEKGLNKMKQEVKEDPLLTIPHEFAELFLTAKRR
- a CDS encoding sporulation protein; this encodes MFKKFLASVGVGSAKVDTQLEKAQFVPGEDVHGKVVIKGGDVEQPIDSIHIFLMTEALRESGDKKIKEKVAIQKYPIAHQETIKEGETKEIPFSIQLPYHTPASLGRLPLWFETGLDIPMALDPEDRDPIKVSPHPYIEKVLDALENRLGFRLREVEMEYSKHFGYVQEFEFAPGGDYRSYLDELEAIFFLKENHVDVMLEVDRRARGLGGLFAEALEMDESRTKVTLTSDELNGSLDGVARKLQQTIDQFKQ
- a CDS encoding TIGR04104 family putative zinc finger protein; this encodes MPVCKSCQEEWTWGETMKKSFTLAAGITCPHCEKKQYLTASSRKKSSLSIFLIPFVMLISLLFDNSSPLFLFFLIGTGALVMSVQPFIMELSNEEEPLW